One segment of Candidatus Limnocylindrales bacterium DNA contains the following:
- the gatC gene encoding Asp-tRNA(Asn)/Glu-tRNA(Gln) amidotransferase subunit GatC, whose product MAIREEDVRRIASLARLRLSEDETRSMAADLSRILEYVDKLSTLDTTSVEPTSHVVAVSGAWRDDTIAERDEALAAEEAVANAPRSEGHFFAVPPIIE is encoded by the coding sequence ATGGCAATTCGCGAAGAAGACGTGCGGCGGATCGCGTCGCTGGCGCGGCTGCGCCTGAGTGAAGACGAGACCCGCTCGATGGCCGCCGACCTGTCGCGCATCCTCGAGTACGTAGACAAGCTGTCGACGCTGGATACGACGTCGGTCGAGCCCACTTCCCACGTGGTTGCGGTCTCGGGAGCCTGGCGCGACGACACGATCGCCGAGCGCGACGAAGCGCTCGCGGCCGAAGAGGCGGTCGCCAATGCACCGCGCAGCGAAGGGCATTTCTTCGCCGTCCCGCCGATCATCGAATGA
- the gatA gene encoding Asp-tRNA(Asn)/Glu-tRNA(Gln) amidotransferase subunit GatA — protein MTRLNELSIEQASQMLAAREVSARELTDACLARIEATDTNVGSFLTVTADLARAQADEADRRIATGEATPLTGIPLGLKDIFVTKGVTTTCASRILENFVPTFDGTVVDRLRRAGAVLVGKLNMDEFAMGSSCENSGLGITRNPWDLSRVPGGSSGGSASSVAARQVLGSYGTDTGGSIRLPASYCGITGMKPTYGRVSRYGVIAFASSLDQVGPMATTARGTALLLGAVAGKDPRDSTSIDAPVPNYAGLIAEKDRRLDGMTLGIPREYFIGGLDTDVDVAVRSAMAMLEELGAKLVEVTLPHTEYAVATYYIVATAEASSNLGRYDGVRYGLRRGEDKGVREMYGETRDAGFGTEVKRRIMLGTYVLSAGYYDAYYSKAMRVRTLIRRDFEEAFRTCDAIVTPTAPGTAFAIGSRTDDPLKMYLSDVLTISAPLAGLPAMSVPCGFDSDGMPIGLQLIGRPLDEQTLLGIAASYEDATAWHERLPELAA, from the coding sequence GTGACGCGCCTGAACGAGCTATCGATCGAACAAGCATCGCAGATGCTCGCCGCTCGTGAGGTGAGCGCCCGCGAGCTTACCGACGCATGCCTGGCCCGCATCGAGGCGACCGACACGAACGTCGGAAGCTTCCTTACGGTGACCGCCGACCTTGCACGCGCTCAGGCAGACGAAGCCGACCGGCGGATCGCGACCGGCGAAGCGACGCCGCTTACCGGCATCCCGCTCGGCCTCAAGGATATCTTCGTCACCAAAGGCGTGACGACGACGTGCGCGTCGCGCATCCTCGAGAACTTCGTGCCGACGTTCGACGGCACGGTCGTCGATCGCCTGCGGCGCGCCGGCGCCGTCCTCGTCGGCAAGCTCAACATGGACGAGTTCGCGATGGGCTCGTCGTGCGAGAACTCCGGTCTCGGCATCACGCGCAATCCGTGGGATCTGTCGCGCGTGCCGGGCGGATCTTCGGGCGGCTCGGCGTCGAGCGTTGCAGCCCGGCAGGTGCTCGGCTCGTACGGCACCGACACAGGAGGCTCGATCCGCCTGCCCGCTTCGTATTGCGGCATCACGGGCATGAAGCCGACGTACGGGCGCGTCAGCCGTTACGGCGTGATCGCATTCGCGTCGTCGCTCGACCAGGTCGGTCCGATGGCGACCACCGCACGCGGCACCGCGCTGCTTCTCGGCGCGGTCGCGGGCAAGGATCCGCGCGATTCGACGTCGATCGACGCGCCGGTTCCGAACTACGCAGGTCTCATCGCCGAAAAGGACCGCCGGCTCGACGGCATGACGCTGGGAATTCCGCGCGAATACTTCATCGGCGGGCTCGACACCGACGTCGACGTCGCGGTGAGATCGGCGATGGCAATGCTCGAAGAGCTCGGCGCGAAGCTCGTCGAGGTCACGCTGCCGCACACCGAGTATGCGGTGGCCACGTACTACATCGTGGCTACTGCCGAAGCTTCGTCCAACCTCGGCCGCTATGACGGCGTGCGCTACGGCCTCAGGCGCGGCGAAGACAAGGGCGTGCGCGAAATGTACGGAGAGACGCGCGACGCCGGCTTCGGCACCGAGGTCAAGCGCCGCATCATGCTCGGCACGTACGTGCTGTCGGCCGGTTACTACGACGCGTACTACTCGAAGGCGATGCGCGTGCGCACGCTGATCCGTCGCGACTTCGAGGAAGCCTTCCGCACCTGCGACGCGATCGTGACGCCGACCGCGCCGGGAACCGCGTTCGCGATCGGCTCGCGCACCGACGATCCGCTCAAGATGTACCTGTCGGACGTGCTGACGATCTCGGCGCCGCTCGCCGGTCTTCCCGCGATGTCGGTTCCGTGCGGATTCGACAGCGACGGTATGCCGATCGGCCTTCAGCTGATCGGCCGGCCGCTCGACGAGCAGACGCTGCTCGGCATCGCGGCATCGTACGAAGACGCGACGGCCTGGCACGAGCGACTTCCGGAGCTGGCCGCGTGA
- the gatB gene encoding Asp-tRNA(Asn)/Glu-tRNA(Gln) amidotransferase subunit GatB, translating into MSRHSFYEEGDFEAVIGLEVHCQLATATKLFCSCSAAFGAGPNEHTCPVCLGMPGVLPVLNQHAVEYAIRAALATGSTINASSRWARKNYFYPDMPKAYQITQYEQPYCEHGRVEFDLDGTPKTVRLTRIHMEEDAGKSIHDLSPRWSMVDLNRASVPLLEIVSEPDVRSGAEASAYLRKLRSIVRYLGISDGNMNEGSMRCDANVSLRKRGAEKYGTRTETKNLNSFRSVERAIAYEIERQAEILLDGGTIVQETRLWDADRGETRPMRGKEDAHDYRYFPEPDLMPLVIDEAWIARVKSEMPELPDARRARFATAYGLSEYDAGVLTASKELADWFEAAVAVHPNAKALANWIMSDVIRIANETAVEGEADYAKLPITPRQLAGLVALIDDGTISGKIAKSVFPKMVESGDDARTIVEREGLVQVTDESAIVAVVDRVLAANPDKAAEYRAGKDKLFGFFVGQVMKESQGKANPASVNRILKERLAG; encoded by the coding sequence GTGAGCCGGCACTCGTTTTACGAAGAAGGCGATTTCGAGGCCGTCATCGGGCTCGAAGTGCACTGCCAGCTCGCGACGGCAACCAAGCTGTTCTGCAGTTGTTCGGCCGCATTCGGCGCCGGTCCGAACGAGCACACGTGCCCGGTCTGCCTCGGCATGCCCGGTGTGCTGCCGGTGCTCAATCAGCACGCCGTCGAGTACGCGATCCGCGCGGCGCTCGCGACCGGGAGCACGATCAACGCAAGCAGCCGCTGGGCGCGCAAGAATTACTTTTATCCCGACATGCCGAAGGCCTACCAGATCACGCAGTACGAGCAGCCGTACTGCGAGCACGGCCGCGTCGAGTTCGACCTCGACGGCACGCCGAAGACCGTGCGCCTGACGCGCATCCACATGGAAGAGGATGCCGGCAAGAGCATCCACGACCTGAGCCCCCGCTGGTCGATGGTCGATCTGAATCGCGCGAGCGTGCCGCTGCTCGAGATCGTCAGCGAGCCCGACGTGCGAAGCGGCGCCGAGGCTTCGGCGTACCTGCGCAAGCTGCGCTCGATCGTCCGCTATCTCGGCATCAGCGACGGCAACATGAACGAAGGCAGCATGCGCTGCGACGCGAACGTGTCCCTGCGGAAGCGCGGCGCGGAGAAGTACGGCACGCGCACCGAGACCAAGAACCTCAACAGCTTCCGCTCGGTCGAGCGCGCGATTGCATACGAGATCGAGCGCCAGGCCGAGATCCTGCTCGACGGCGGAACCATCGTGCAGGAGACGCGCCTGTGGGACGCCGACCGCGGTGAGACGCGTCCGATGCGCGGCAAGGAAGACGCGCACGACTACCGGTATTTCCCGGAGCCCGACCTGATGCCGCTCGTCATCGACGAAGCATGGATCGCGCGCGTCAAAAGTGAGATGCCCGAGCTGCCCGATGCGCGGCGCGCTCGCTTCGCCACAGCGTATGGCCTTTCCGAGTACGACGCCGGCGTGCTGACGGCGAGCAAGGAGCTGGCCGACTGGTTCGAGGCGGCCGTCGCCGTGCATCCGAACGCCAAGGCGCTCGCCAACTGGATCATGAGCGACGTGATCCGCATCGCGAACGAGACCGCCGTCGAAGGCGAAGCCGACTACGCGAAGCTCCCGATCACCCCGCGCCAGCTTGCCGGCCTCGTCGCACTGATCGACGACGGCACGATCAGCGGAAAGATCGCCAAGAGCGTGTTCCCGAAGATGGTCGAAAGCGGCGACGACGCCCGCACGATCGTCGAGCGCGAAGGGCTCGTGCAGGTGACCGACGAGAGCGCGATCGTCGCCGTGGTCGACCGCGTGCTCGCCGCCAATCCGGACAAGGCCGCCGAGTACCGCGCGGGAAAGGACAAGCTCTTCGGCTTCTTCGTCGGGCAGGTCATGAAGGAGAGCCAGGGCAAGGCCAATCCGGCGTCCGTCAATCGCATTCTGAAGGAACGCCTCGCCGGCTGA
- a CDS encoding glycosyltransferase family 2 protein, producing MIVHFGDPEPTRRCLDSLAGIDEVILVDQPPKLFGEHALVTTRIEPGANIGFAAACNRGVAATDAPFVLLLNNDAMLAPGSLEALRRALPGVPPDAAGACLKLLCTDDRTLQSAAGLWFTRDGIGFPHAFGETDRGQYDCIPDDRIGVPSGAAALYRTDCWREAGGMDENFFCYCEDGDLGLRMIAAGHRFAWLPEVRVLHELSSASGAHSLLKAYLVERNHVAAMIHTAPASALAAMPFVTFARLLRMGLDAARGNGAAAAITSASSPLEAARTLGRAWVDAIRMIPAAVAKRRAILARDRAATDRVSRFLASRQVSLAEFVRSRSAGTRPDE from the coding sequence GTGATCGTCCACTTCGGCGATCCGGAGCCTACGCGGCGCTGTCTCGACAGCCTTGCCGGAATCGATGAGGTGATCCTGGTCGATCAGCCGCCGAAGTTGTTCGGCGAGCATGCGCTCGTCACGACGCGCATCGAGCCCGGCGCGAACATCGGCTTTGCCGCTGCGTGCAATCGCGGCGTCGCTGCGACCGACGCGCCATTCGTCCTGCTGCTGAACAACGACGCGATGCTGGCTCCCGGTTCGCTCGAGGCCTTGCGTCGCGCATTGCCCGGCGTGCCGCCGGATGCGGCAGGCGCGTGCCTCAAGCTTCTTTGCACCGACGACCGCACGCTTCAGAGCGCTGCCGGCCTGTGGTTCACGCGTGACGGAATCGGGTTCCCGCACGCGTTCGGCGAGACCGACCGCGGCCAGTACGATTGCATTCCGGACGATCGGATCGGAGTTCCGTCAGGCGCCGCCGCACTCTACCGCACCGATTGCTGGCGCGAGGCGGGCGGCATGGACGAAAACTTCTTCTGCTATTGCGAGGACGGCGATCTCGGCCTGAGGATGATCGCGGCCGGTCATCGCTTTGCGTGGTTGCCGGAAGTGCGCGTGCTGCACGAGCTGTCGTCGGCGAGCGGTGCGCACTCCTTACTCAAGGCGTACCTGGTCGAGCGCAACCATGTTGCGGCGATGATTCACACCGCTCCGGCGTCCGCGCTCGCCGCGATGCCGTTCGTGACGTTCGCAAGGCTTCTGCGCATGGGTCTCGATGCCGCTCGCGGCAACGGCGCAGCCGCGGCGATCACGTCGGCTTCGTCGCCTCTCGAGGCCGCAAGGACGCTCGGCCGTGCGTGGGTCGATGCGATCCGAATGATTCCGGCGGCTGTCGCGAAGCGCCGCGCGATATTAGCCCGCGACCGCGCGGCGACCGACCGTGTCAGCCGTTTCCTCGCGTCCCGGCAGGTATCTCTCGCGGAATTCGTCCGTTCGCGCAGCGCCGGCACGCGCCCTGATGAGTAG
- a CDS encoding discoidin domain-containing protein encodes MRLKNLPDTTADGSLSQIPFLPSTRLLFRLWLLAVALLVFAAIDQAQASVEYDWLLSGKGNQYWQPPTTTAVAANATAPDSSTDKLFDNSGMSGTAYPQDTHDSLYANMWMSPAYTSSDTSYKYVQIDLGASYPLGKMLVWNFNKFQSGVSWAGRGVRLCYIGYSNDGVNFTWLDGGYGYGGLFQLAKAPGTSANFAATNQQGTDDPIDFKGGAGRYVRIWLRSNWGGASGDGSSIYYGLSELRVYRYASSVNAAGDFIAAKALESSSAGYYPADATTNNFGMSDSGSGTYATSATTDTAGGWYSALNDPAPFLLYDLGGTYPLSKLYVWNFNVYYYLPLWGRGIKNASIWYSVTKNTFDWHRLDGPNPDKTWTFAAASSTSGQGYTSAIDFNNTPVRYVKIVPNVGLGNGNWGGAYGDTQPYYGLGQVRFYAGPGTVAEPSPRWTGMTGQRSSTTAGWGGADGGYSIPYHLLSTGQSRSLFTYSDTFNDTWNATSYNRGGSGFINNSNAVWSGTATLNPSVANMAFDVSHSVIPTPSLFPAACGTSSACNEALDQCVAACAPANTAPCLNACQPTPQFYWLMGGVYLNNTQQGQPFSPPRIYFFGQRFQFVGGTVGPPATVGTLVQRGGSVISVDAGGTSGSGINWSTVAQYDTAAYYVDEAANVEYSFAHEVYMAEDELDGYDFLYIYGVKATHESTCPFGECRYGLVARVASRYLTSPSQWRFYDGTNWVAGVTNAAPITGCDAVTGCDFGLTASVNQVSGGFQMTTMKNTIGSVQISTAANPWGPFTTWTTLYSPPENNVDWFDGGVWWYTATNHPELAPSGESLISYSVNEPAKDPNVPHIPYINDSDVYHPRYVRVRNIQ; translated from the coding sequence ATGCGCTTGAAGAACCTACCCGATACAACTGCTGACGGCTCTCTTTCGCAGATCCCTTTTCTCCCGAGCACCCGTCTGCTCTTCCGACTTTGGTTGCTCGCTGTTGCCTTGCTGGTCTTTGCAGCCATCGATCAGGCGCAAGCGTCCGTCGAGTACGACTGGTTACTCTCGGGAAAGGGCAACCAGTACTGGCAGCCGCCAACGACAACAGCAGTGGCAGCAAATGCGACAGCACCCGATTCCTCGACAGACAAGTTGTTCGACAATTCCGGGATGAGCGGAACTGCCTACCCGCAAGACACGCACGACTCGCTCTACGCGAATATGTGGATGTCTCCTGCGTACACCAGCTCCGATACAAGCTACAAGTACGTACAGATCGATCTCGGTGCGAGTTATCCGCTTGGCAAGATGCTCGTGTGGAACTTCAACAAATTCCAAAGCGGCGTTTCGTGGGCCGGCCGCGGAGTACGCTTATGCTATATCGGTTACTCGAATGACGGGGTGAACTTTACATGGCTGGACGGCGGGTACGGGTATGGAGGCCTTTTCCAACTCGCCAAGGCGCCGGGGACGTCTGCAAATTTTGCAGCAACGAATCAGCAAGGCACGGACGATCCAATCGATTTCAAGGGCGGTGCCGGCAGATATGTACGCATCTGGCTGAGGTCGAACTGGGGCGGTGCGAGCGGCGACGGATCTTCGATCTACTACGGCTTGAGCGAGCTGCGAGTCTACAGGTACGCTTCGAGCGTCAACGCTGCCGGCGATTTTATCGCCGCGAAAGCACTGGAGAGCAGCAGCGCAGGGTATTACCCGGCCGACGCGACCACGAACAACTTCGGCATGTCCGATTCAGGCTCCGGTACGTATGCGACGTCGGCAACGACAGATACGGCCGGCGGCTGGTATAGCGCGCTGAACGATCCTGCACCGTTTCTTCTCTACGACCTGGGCGGCACGTACCCGCTAAGTAAGCTCTACGTCTGGAACTTCAACGTATATTACTACCTTCCGCTGTGGGGTCGCGGCATCAAGAATGCTTCGATCTGGTATTCAGTTACCAAAAACACGTTCGACTGGCACCGGCTCGACGGTCCGAACCCCGACAAGACATGGACCTTCGCCGCCGCGAGCAGCACCTCCGGTCAGGGATACACAAGCGCCATCGACTTCAACAACACGCCTGTCCGATACGTCAAGATCGTGCCGAACGTCGGACTGGGAAACGGCAATTGGGGCGGTGCGTACGGCGACACGCAGCCATACTATGGGCTCGGCCAGGTCCGTTTTTATGCGGGCCCGGGAACGGTCGCTGAGCCCAGTCCGCGATGGACCGGTATGACAGGTCAACGCAGCTCTACGACTGCGGGATGGGGAGGAGCAGACGGTGGCTATTCGATTCCGTACCATCTGTTGTCGACAGGTCAGAGTCGTTCGCTGTTCACGTACTCCGATACCTTCAACGACACATGGAACGCGACGAGCTACAATCGCGGTGGCTCCGGTTTCATCAACAACTCGAATGCGGTCTGGAGCGGTACGGCTACGCTCAATCCCTCCGTAGCCAACATGGCATTTGACGTGAGCCACTCGGTGATTCCGACGCCGAGCCTGTTTCCCGCCGCATGCGGCACGTCGAGTGCTTGTAATGAGGCGCTCGATCAGTGTGTCGCCGCATGTGCCCCGGCAAATACCGCACCATGCCTGAACGCGTGCCAACCCACACCGCAGTTTTACTGGCTGATGGGAGGCGTCTACCTGAACAACACGCAGCAAGGTCAACCATTCAGCCCGCCGAGAATTTACTTCTTCGGCCAACGGTTCCAGTTCGTCGGCGGCACTGTCGGTCCGCCGGCCACGGTGGGAACGCTCGTGCAACGCGGGGGATCGGTCATCTCGGTCGACGCCGGCGGGACCTCGGGGTCCGGGATCAACTGGTCAACCGTAGCCCAGTACGACACTGCGGCTTACTACGTCGATGAAGCCGCAAACGTCGAGTACAGCTTTGCACACGAGGTCTACATGGCCGAGGACGAGCTCGACGGGTACGACTTTCTCTACATCTACGGCGTAAAGGCGACGCACGAGTCTACCTGCCCATTCGGCGAATGTCGGTACGGGCTCGTCGCCCGTGTAGCCTCGCGCTACCTCACCAGTCCGTCGCAATGGCGTTTCTATGACGGCACGAACTGGGTCGCGGGCGTGACGAACGCCGCACCGATCACGGGATGCGATGCGGTCACCGGGTGCGATTTCGGTCTGACGGCGAGCGTGAACCAGGTTTCCGGCGGGTTCCAGATGACCACGATGAAGAACACCATCGGCAGCGTGCAGATCTCGACTGCCGCCAACCCATGGGGACCGTTCACCACGTGGACGACGCTCTACAGTCCTCCCGAGAACAACGTCGACTGGTTCGACGGCGGGGTCTGGTGGTATACCGCCACCAATCATCCCGAGTTGGCTCCGAGCGGCGAGTCATTGATCAGCTACAGCGTGAACGAGCCGGCAAAGGACCCGAACGTTCCTCACATTCCCTACATCAACGATTCAGATGTTTATCACCCGCGATACGTGCGTGTGCGAAACATCCAGTAA
- a CDS encoding glucose 1-dehydrogenase, with product MGDDRLAGRLNGKAAIVTGGSRGIGRAIALRLAADGAAVAVNYAHAEAPAREVAQAIEERGGQAAVIQADMGSVEQVRRLFREATARFGRIDIVVNNAATAMQKSIVETSEEDFERVFGVNTRGPYFAMQEAARVLPDHGRIVNISSGATTVGFAGQSVYCASKAALEQLTLVCANELASRQITVNAVLVGPTETEMFGNLERTNPAFRTMIVSRTPMGRIADPADIADVVAFLASDDARWITGQSIRVDGGAR from the coding sequence ATGGGAGACGACAGACTCGCAGGCCGACTCAATGGAAAGGCGGCGATCGTCACCGGCGGTTCGCGCGGCATAGGTCGCGCGATTGCGCTGCGGCTGGCGGCCGACGGCGCGGCGGTAGCCGTGAACTACGCTCACGCAGAGGCTCCGGCGCGCGAAGTCGCGCAGGCGATCGAGGAGCGCGGCGGCCAGGCCGCCGTCATCCAGGCCGACATGGGCAGCGTGGAACAAGTCCGGCGCCTGTTCCGCGAGGCCACGGCGCGCTTCGGGCGGATCGACATCGTCGTCAACAACGCGGCGACGGCGATGCAGAAATCCATCGTCGAGACCAGCGAGGAAGACTTCGAGCGGGTCTTCGGCGTCAACACGCGTGGGCCGTATTTCGCCATGCAGGAAGCTGCTCGCGTGCTTCCCGACCACGGTCGCATCGTCAACATCTCGAGCGGCGCAACCACCGTCGGCTTTGCCGGCCAGAGCGTTTACTGCGCGAGCAAGGCGGCGCTCGAGCAGCTCACGCTGGTCTGTGCGAATGAGCTCGCCTCGCGGCAGATCACGGTTAACGCGGTGCTCGTCGGTCCCACCGAGACCGAGATGTTCGGCAATCTCGAGCGCACGAATCCGGCGTTTCGCACGATGATCGTCTCCCGCACGCCGATGGGACGCATCGCCGATCCGGCCGACATCGCCGACGTCGTCGCGTTTCTCGCGAGCGACGACGCGCGCTGGATCACCGGGCAGAGTATTCGCGTCGACGGCGGCGCGAGGTAG